One genomic region from Deinococcus cellulosilyticus NBRC 106333 = KACC 11606 encodes:
- a CDS encoding L-lactate dehydrogenase, whose amino-acid sequence MKVGIVGTGFVGASAAYALTLRGSCTELVLVDINEKKALAEAEDIQHATPFTHPVRVTAGNYKDLADAKVVILTAGVNQKPGETRLQLLERNVKIFAEMVPQVVKAAKDAILIVATNPVDVLTAVTAKIAGLPEGRVLGSGTTLDTARFRALVGQHVGIDPQHVHAFVLGEHGDSEVLAWSGASISGIPIGEYCVQRGIEWNDKTRKDIDEKVRKAAYTIIEGKGATYYGIGAALARITEVITRDARAILSVTAPDSDGLAYALPRIVGGEGIRETLEVPLSTREAIELSKSVEVLKEATGQAMGYLND is encoded by the coding sequence ATGAAAGTCGGAATCGTCGGAACAGGTTTTGTAGGTGCCTCAGCAGCTTACGCCCTCACCCTGAGGGGCAGTTGCACGGAACTGGTGCTGGTGGACATCAATGAGAAAAAAGCCCTTGCAGAGGCTGAGGACATCCAGCATGCCACTCCTTTTACCCATCCAGTGCGGGTCACGGCAGGGAACTACAAAGATCTGGCGGATGCAAAAGTGGTCATCCTGACCGCAGGGGTGAACCAGAAGCCTGGAGAGACCCGCCTGCAACTGCTGGAACGCAATGTGAAAATCTTTGCCGAGATGGTGCCCCAGGTGGTCAAGGCTGCAAAGGACGCCATTCTGATCGTTGCCACCAACCCGGTGGATGTGCTGACTGCGGTGACTGCAAAAATCGCTGGTCTCCCAGAGGGACGGGTGCTGGGCTCAGGCACAACCCTGGACACTGCCCGTTTTCGAGCCCTGGTCGGACAACATGTGGGGATTGATCCACAGCATGTGCATGCTTTCGTGCTTGGAGAACATGGTGACAGTGAGGTCCTGGCGTGGTCGGGGGCCAGCATCTCCGGGATTCCCATTGGGGAATACTGCGTGCAACGGGGCATTGAATGGAACGACAAAACCCGAAAAGACATTGACGAGAAGGTGCGCAAAGCGGCTTACACCATCATTGAAGGCAAAGGGGCCACCTATTACGGAATTGGTGCGGCCCTTGCTCGCATTACCGAAGTGATCACCCGGGACGCCAGGGCCATTCTTTCTGTCACGGCCCCGGACAGTGACGGTCTGGCTTATGCCCTCCCGCGAATTGTGGGCGGTGAGGGAATTCGAGAAACCCTGGAGGTCCCCCTGAGCACCCGTGAGGCCATTGAACTCTCGAAAAGCGTGGAGGTTCTGAAGGAAGCAACAGGGCAGGCCATGGGGTATCTCAATGATTAA